In one Fodinicola acaciae genomic region, the following are encoded:
- a CDS encoding class I SAM-dependent RNA methyltransferase: MTATKALPVGFEVEVEVGPVAHGGHCVARHDGRVIFVRHSLPGERVRARITSDRGKAYALAEAVEVLRPSPDRVTPPCPYSGAGGCGGCDWQHADPAAVRRGKATVVREQLLRLGGLSTDQLDVLGLTENTEAEALPGGPLGWRTRVRYAVGDDGRAGFHPHRSSTVLPIDDCLLATDDIRQLGVLGRRYPDLAGIDVVSSSAGDHAVVLRPQGQAHVDVSDWPENLAVLDGGAHPAVARRGHNRVRENAAGRRWLVHADGFWQVHPAAATILSDAVIAEIDPRPGQTALDLYCGVGLFAGALGIQVGRHGKVYAVESDRAAADNARRNLRDVPAVVVSSGGVGGWLRKTQIDKLDAVVLDPPRTGAGAAVCKQLAALEPPVICYVACDPAALARDVKVLAGQGYRLTALRVFDAFPMTHHIECVATLRV, from the coding sequence ATGACGGCAACCAAGGCACTTCCGGTCGGCTTCGAGGTGGAGGTCGAGGTCGGTCCGGTGGCGCACGGCGGCCACTGCGTGGCGCGCCACGACGGCCGGGTGATCTTCGTGCGGCATTCGTTGCCAGGTGAGCGCGTACGCGCGCGGATCACTTCTGACCGTGGAAAGGCGTACGCGCTGGCCGAGGCCGTCGAGGTGTTGCGGCCGTCGCCGGACCGAGTCACCCCGCCGTGCCCGTACTCGGGAGCCGGTGGCTGCGGCGGCTGCGACTGGCAGCACGCCGATCCGGCCGCCGTGCGACGCGGCAAGGCGACCGTTGTTCGCGAACAGCTGTTGCGTCTCGGCGGTCTGTCGACGGATCAGCTGGATGTGTTGGGACTGACCGAAAACACCGAGGCTGAGGCGTTGCCTGGCGGTCCGCTGGGTTGGCGCACGCGCGTACGCTATGCCGTCGGCGACGATGGCCGCGCCGGTTTCCATCCACATCGTTCGAGCACTGTCCTGCCGATCGACGACTGTCTTTTGGCAACTGACGACATCCGGCAGCTCGGCGTACTCGGCCGTCGTTATCCGGACCTGGCCGGCATCGACGTCGTATCGTCGTCGGCCGGCGACCACGCCGTGGTGCTGCGGCCGCAGGGTCAGGCGCACGTCGACGTCAGTGACTGGCCGGAAAACCTGGCGGTGCTCGACGGTGGCGCACATCCGGCCGTCGCCCGCCGAGGCCACAACCGCGTACGCGAAAACGCCGCCGGCCGCCGCTGGCTCGTCCACGCCGACGGCTTCTGGCAGGTCCACCCGGCCGCCGCGACCATCCTGTCCGACGCCGTGATCGCCGAAATCGACCCGCGCCCCGGCCAGACCGCACTCGACTTATACTGCGGCGTCGGTCTTTTCGCCGGCGCGCTCGGCATCCAGGTCGGCCGCCACGGCAAGGTCTACGCCGTAGAATCCGATCGGGCCGCCGCCGACAACGCCCGCCGCAACCTCCGCGACGTACCCGCCGTCGTGGTCTCCTCAGGCGGAGTCGGTGGCTGGCTGCGAAAAACCCAAATCGACAAACTCGACGCCGTCGTGCTCGACCCTCCCCGTACCGGCGCCGGCGCAGCGGTGTGCAAACAGCTCGCCGCGCTGGAGCCGCCAGTTATTTGTTACGTGGCTTGCGATCCGGCAGCATTGGCGCGCGATGTGAAAGTGTTGGCCGGGCAGGGCTATCGGCTCACCGCGCTTCGGGTTTTTGATGCGTTTCCTATGACTCATCATATCGAATGCGTGGCGACATTACGGGTTTGA
- a CDS encoding potassium channel family protein has protein sequence MRVAIAGAGNVGRSIAAELIEHGHSVMLIERSSEALKSKLVPKADWLLADACELSSLEEAGIAGCDVMVAATGDDKVNLVVSLLAKTEFAVSRTVARVNRAENEWLFTEQWGVDVPVSKPRLMAAFVEEAVTVGELVRLMTFRRGQANLVEITLAADSPLAGRPVRDVPLPPDTAMVAILRGGRVIVPSGDEPLEAGDELMFLATSEHEDAIENAVSGRTA, from the coding sequence ATGCGAGTCGCGATAGCTGGCGCCGGCAACGTCGGCCGCTCGATCGCCGCGGAGCTGATCGAGCACGGCCACAGCGTGATGCTCATCGAGCGCTCCTCGGAGGCGCTGAAGTCCAAGCTGGTGCCCAAGGCCGACTGGCTGCTCGCCGACGCCTGCGAGCTGTCCAGCCTGGAGGAGGCCGGCATCGCCGGTTGCGACGTGATGGTCGCGGCGACCGGCGACGACAAGGTCAACCTGGTCGTGTCGCTGCTGGCCAAGACCGAGTTCGCGGTCAGCCGCACGGTCGCGCGCGTCAACCGCGCCGAGAACGAGTGGCTGTTCACCGAGCAGTGGGGCGTGGACGTGCCGGTGAGCAAGCCCCGGCTGATGGCCGCCTTCGTCGAGGAGGCGGTGACGGTCGGCGAGCTGGTCCGGCTGATGACCTTCCGGCGCGGCCAGGCCAACCTGGTGGAGATCACGCTGGCCGCCGACTCGCCGCTGGCTGGCCGGCCGGTGCGCGACGTACCGCTGCCGCCGGACACCGCGATGGTGGCGATCCTGCGCGGTGGCCGGGTGATCGTGCCGTCCGGCGACGAGCCGCTGGAGGCCGGCGACGAGCTGATGTTCCTGGCCACCAGCGAACACGAGGACGCCATCGAGAACGCCGTCTCCGGCCGCACCGCCTGA
- a CDS encoding APC family permease has product MTAPTSLVKRLLLGRPFRSDRLSETLLPKRIALPVFASDAMSSVAYAPGEILATLSAAGLSAYLLSPWIGIAVVVVLLTVVASYRQNVHAYPSGGGDYEVVTTNLGGKYGLVVASALLVDYVLTVAVSVASGIQNLAAAIPFLQGREMIATVTVVVILTAMNLRGLRESGIAFAIPTYAFMVAILGMVVVGLFRIFALGQHVQTASAHFTMKPEASFIGLAFVFLLLQSFSSGCAALTGVEAISNGVPAFRKPKSKNAATTLLMLGLLAVAMMMGTLALAQLTGLKYADNPHDLVGAPTGYVQKTVMAQLGEAVFSWFPPGFYVVTAVTALILVLAANTAFNGFPVLGSILAQDRYLPRQLHTRGDRLAFSNGILFLAIFAIVLLVSFNADPSSLIHLYIVGVFVSFTLSQIGMVLHWTRHLKTETDRAVRRRMIRSRVINAFGFLMTGTVLVIVLITKFLEGAWIAIAAMAVIYVLMVGIRRHYDAVARELATDEERPVLPSRNHAIVLLSKLHQPAVRALAYARATRPDTLNAVTVNVDDADTRALQAEWEQRDIPIPLVVVDSPYREITGPIVQYVKGIRRESPRDVVTVFIPEYVVGHWWEHLLHNQSALRLKGRLLFEPGVMVTSVPWQLSSSERLNLNRRDRIVGGIRRGIVTAPLGGPVERPRKIEESKK; this is encoded by the coding sequence GTGACCGCTCCGACCTCGCTGGTCAAACGACTGTTGCTGGGCCGGCCGTTCCGCAGCGACCGGCTGTCCGAGACCTTGCTGCCCAAGCGCATCGCGCTGCCGGTGTTCGCGTCCGACGCGATGTCGTCGGTGGCGTACGCGCCGGGCGAGATCCTGGCGACGCTGTCCGCGGCCGGCCTGTCCGCCTACCTGCTGTCCCCGTGGATCGGCATCGCGGTCGTCGTGGTGCTACTCACCGTGGTCGCGTCGTACCGGCAGAACGTGCACGCCTATCCGAGCGGCGGCGGCGACTACGAGGTGGTCACCACCAACCTCGGCGGAAAGTACGGCCTGGTGGTCGCGAGCGCGCTGCTGGTCGACTACGTGTTGACCGTGGCGGTGTCGGTGGCCTCCGGCATCCAGAACCTGGCGGCGGCGATTCCTTTCCTGCAGGGCAGGGAAATGATCGCGACGGTGACCGTGGTGGTCATCCTGACCGCGATGAACCTGCGCGGCCTGCGCGAGTCCGGGATCGCCTTCGCCATCCCGACGTACGCCTTCATGGTCGCCATCCTGGGCATGGTGGTCGTCGGTCTGTTCCGGATTTTCGCGCTGGGACAACATGTTCAGACAGCCAGCGCGCACTTCACCATGAAGCCGGAGGCCTCGTTCATCGGCCTGGCCTTCGTTTTCCTCCTGCTGCAGAGCTTTTCCTCCGGCTGCGCCGCGCTCACCGGTGTCGAGGCGATCAGCAACGGCGTGCCGGCGTTTCGTAAGCCGAAGAGCAAAAACGCGGCGACGACGCTGCTGATGCTGGGGCTGCTCGCGGTCGCGATGATGATGGGGACGCTCGCGCTCGCGCAGCTGACCGGTCTCAAATACGCCGACAACCCGCACGACCTGGTCGGCGCGCCGACCGGCTATGTCCAGAAGACGGTCATGGCGCAGCTGGGCGAGGCGGTGTTTTCCTGGTTCCCGCCGGGTTTCTACGTGGTCACCGCGGTCACCGCGCTGATCCTGGTGCTCGCCGCCAACACCGCCTTCAACGGTTTTCCGGTGCTCGGCTCGATCCTGGCGCAGGACCGCTATCTGCCGCGGCAGCTGCACACCCGCGGCGACCGGCTGGCGTTCAGCAACGGCATCCTGTTTCTGGCGATCTTCGCGATCGTGCTGCTGGTCTCGTTCAACGCCGACCCCAGCTCGCTGATCCACCTCTACATCGTCGGCGTCTTCGTTTCCTTTACGCTGAGCCAAATCGGCATGGTGTTGCACTGGACCCGGCACCTGAAGACCGAGACCGACCGGGCCGTACGCCGGCGGATGATCCGCTCGCGGGTCATCAACGCGTTCGGCTTCCTGATGACCGGCACGGTGTTGGTCATCGTGCTGATCACCAAGTTCCTCGAAGGCGCGTGGATCGCGATCGCCGCCATGGCGGTGATCTACGTGCTGATGGTCGGCATCCGGCGGCATTACGACGCGGTGGCGCGTGAGCTGGCGACCGACGAGGAACGGCCGGTGCTGCCGTCCCGTAACCACGCGATCGTCCTGCTGTCCAAGCTGCACCAGCCGGCCGTACGCGCGTTGGCATATGCGCGCGCCACTCGTCCCGACACGCTCAACGCGGTCACGGTGAACGTCGACGACGCCGACACGCGCGCTTTGCAGGCGGAGTGGGAACAACGTGACATCCCGATCCCGCTTGTCGTGGTTGACTCGCCTTATCGTGAGATCACCGGCCCGATTGTCCAGTATGTCAAGGGAATCCGCCGCGAGTCGCCGCGTGACGTGGTCACCGTGTTCATTCCCGAATACGTCGTCGGTCACTGGTGGGAGCACCTGCTGCACAACCAGAGCGCGTTGCGGCTGAAAGGTCGGCTGCTGTTCGAGCCGGGCGTGATGGTCACCAGCGTGCCGTGGCAGCTCAGCTCGTCCGAGCGGCTCAACCTCAACCGCCGCGACCGGATCGTCGGCGGCATCCGGCGCGGCATCGTGACCGCTCCGCTCGGTGGTCCGGTCGAGCGCCCGCGTAAAATCGAAGAAAGCAAGAAATGA
- a CDS encoding potassium channel family protein: MHVVIMGCGRVGSTLAHLLEARGHSVSVIDQNPDAFRRLKPEFKGQTVAGIGYDREVLLEAGIEHTDAFAAVSSGDNSNIISARVARETFGVEKVVARIYDQKRAAVYERLGIPTVATVRWTSDRMLRALDPDGTAEVWREPTGVVAIVEIELHKDWVAHKVKQLELETGARVAYVWRFGLGILPTLKAVFQDGDQVFMMVTDDIVDRVTAIAAAPPEERE; the protein is encoded by the coding sequence TTGCACGTAGTGATCATGGGGTGCGGCCGGGTCGGCTCCACCCTCGCGCACCTGCTGGAGGCCCGCGGTCACTCGGTCTCGGTGATCGACCAGAACCCGGACGCCTTCCGCCGGCTCAAGCCGGAGTTCAAGGGCCAGACGGTGGCCGGCATCGGCTATGACCGCGAGGTCCTGCTGGAGGCCGGCATCGAGCACACCGACGCGTTCGCGGCGGTGTCCAGTGGCGACAACTCCAACATCATCTCCGCGCGCGTGGCACGCGAGACGTTCGGCGTGGAGAAGGTCGTGGCGCGCATCTACGACCAGAAGCGCGCAGCCGTCTACGAGCGGCTCGGCATCCCGACGGTGGCGACCGTACGGTGGACCTCCGACCGGATGCTGCGCGCGCTCGACCCGGACGGCACGGCCGAGGTGTGGCGCGAGCCGACCGGTGTGGTGGCGATCGTGGAGATCGAGCTGCACAAGGACTGGGTCGCGCACAAGGTCAAGCAGCTGGAGCTGGAGACCGGCGCGCGCGTCGCGTACGTCTGGCGCTTCGGCCTGGGGATCCTGCCGACGCTGAAGGCGGTCTTCCAGGACGGTGACCAGGTCTTCATGATGGTCACCGACGACATCGTCGACCGCGTCACCGCGATCGCGGCGGCACCGCCGGAGGAGCGAGAGTAA
- a CDS encoding ROK family transcriptional regulator: MPSADHPLSRLSGNQARIAQTLRVLGPSTRAELISATGLSRATVSAVVGELTGSGLVIEPGGTAPAGPSGGRPAAVVQLDRSAGIVVGVDVGRSHLRVAVADLAHTIVAEAAERTVPGEETHAAAVLERAAGAIERLLDSCGHSLADVIGIGFGLPAPVVNPAGQIGSPNIFPGWAGLTPTHELGARLGVPVCVENDANLGALSESLWGAGRGHEAVVYVKLGTGIGAGIVLDGALFRGVSGTAGEIGHLSLDTNGDICRCGNRGCLELVASGAALVTALQPTRPEITDLTDLVRLAEDEDAACRRLLADAGGHVGVALGGIVNLINPDRVLIGGELGRAGSLLLDPLSASLQRSAVPAAVAAMSVGPGILGERAEVLGAVALVLREPERLVPPDAPEIKAVG, translated from the coding sequence ATGCCTTCGGCGGACCATCCCCTGAGCCGGCTGTCCGGCAACCAAGCCCGCATCGCCCAGACGTTGCGGGTGCTCGGTCCGTCCACGCGTGCCGAGCTGATCTCGGCCACCGGCCTGTCGCGCGCGACCGTGTCAGCGGTCGTCGGCGAGCTGACCGGCTCCGGGCTGGTGATCGAACCCGGCGGTACGGCGCCGGCCGGTCCGTCCGGCGGCCGGCCCGCCGCGGTCGTACAGCTCGACCGGTCGGCCGGCATCGTCGTCGGCGTCGACGTCGGCCGCAGCCATTTGCGGGTCGCCGTCGCGGATCTGGCGCACACGATCGTCGCTGAGGCGGCCGAACGTACGGTCCCAGGCGAAGAAACGCACGCCGCCGCCGTGTTGGAGCGCGCCGCCGGAGCCATCGAGCGGTTGCTGGACAGCTGCGGCCACAGCCTTGCCGACGTCATCGGCATCGGTTTTGGCCTGCCTGCGCCGGTCGTGAATCCAGCCGGCCAGATCGGCTCGCCGAACATTTTCCCCGGCTGGGCCGGACTGACACCGACACACGAACTCGGTGCGCGGCTCGGCGTACCGGTGTGCGTGGAAAACGACGCGAACCTCGGCGCGCTTTCCGAGTCGTTGTGGGGTGCCGGCCGAGGTCATGAGGCGGTCGTCTATGTCAAGCTCGGCACCGGAATCGGCGCCGGGATCGTGTTGGACGGCGCACTTTTCCGCGGCGTGAGCGGCACGGCCGGCGAGATCGGCCATCTCAGCCTCGACACCAACGGCGACATTTGTCGCTGCGGCAACCGTGGCTGCCTTGAACTGGTCGCCAGTGGCGCCGCACTGGTGACCGCTTTACAGCCGACACGACCGGAAATCACCGACCTCACCGACCTCGTACGCCTCGCCGAGGACGAGGACGCCGCCTGCCGCCGCCTCCTCGCCGACGCCGGCGGACACGTCGGCGTCGCACTCGGCGGAATCGTCAACCTCATCAACCCCGATCGTGTGTTGATCGGCGGAGAACTCGGCCGCGCGGGGTCGCTCTTGCTGGATCCGTTGAGCGCCTCCCTGCAGCGGTCCGCAGTGCCGGCGGCTGTCGCGGCGATGTCGGTCGGGCCCGGGATTTTGGGTGAACGCGCGGAGGTGCTTGGGGCGGTGGCCCTGGTGTTGCGTGAGCCGGAGCGGCTCGTACCGCCGGACGCGCCGGAGATCAAGGCGGTCGGGTGA
- a CDS encoding DUF3159 domain-containing protein: MTSGESRLEKPTTTSEPGSDPNPDDISIREYFASGEFRREVARQLGGWTGIAESAIPVVVFVIANTFLSLYPALIAAVAAALLIAGFRLLRKQSPRQALNGLVGIAIAAIWAARTGRAQDFYLPGILISYAYTLVIAGSVLFRRPLVGVVWAFFGNIGSEWRRDRGHYRMFFWLTLLWAVVWFAKVSVQAWLYVANASAAELGVARIIFGNPPIVLLIVVTAWVVRRHNKRHGIPEPTPETPAAEA, from the coding sequence GTGACATCAGGCGAGTCCAGGCTGGAGAAGCCGACCACGACCTCCGAGCCGGGCTCGGATCCGAATCCGGACGACATCTCGATCAGGGAGTACTTCGCCTCCGGCGAGTTCCGCCGCGAGGTGGCCCGCCAGCTCGGCGGCTGGACCGGCATCGCCGAGAGCGCGATCCCGGTCGTCGTGTTCGTCATCGCCAACACGTTCCTGTCGCTCTATCCGGCGCTGATCGCCGCGGTCGCGGCGGCGCTGCTCATCGCCGGTTTCCGGCTGCTGCGCAAGCAGTCACCGCGGCAGGCGCTCAACGGCCTGGTCGGCATCGCGATCGCGGCGATCTGGGCCGCGCGGACCGGGCGCGCGCAGGACTTCTATCTGCCTGGCATCCTGATCAGCTACGCGTACACGCTGGTCATCGCCGGCTCGGTGCTGTTCCGGCGTCCGCTGGTCGGCGTGGTGTGGGCCTTCTTCGGCAACATCGGCTCGGAGTGGCGGCGCGACCGCGGCCACTACCGGATGTTCTTCTGGCTCACCCTGCTGTGGGCCGTGGTGTGGTTCGCCAAGGTCAGTGTGCAGGCCTGGCTGTACGTCGCCAACGCGTCGGCGGCCGAGCTCGGCGTCGCGCGGATCATCTTCGGCAACCCGCCGATCGTGCTGCTGATCGTCGTCACCGCCTGGGTCGTACGCCGCCACAACAAGCGCCACGGCATCCCCGAGCCGACACCCGAAACCCCCGCCGCCGAAGCCTGA
- a CDS encoding sensor histidine kinase, with protein sequence MARGQLRIYLGAAPGVGKTYAMLGEARRRLDRGTDVVVGFVETHGRQLTAERLTGLETVRRRTVHYKGASFEEMDVDAILTRRPAVAIVDELAHTNVPGMRNEKRWQDVEELLDAGIEVLTTVNVQHLESLNDVVEQITGVPQRETVPDEVVRKADQIELVDMAPEALRKRMAHGNIYPAERVDAALSNYFRVGNLTALRELALLWVADRVDEVLNRYKAEHDIRRVWEARERVVVALTGGPEGETLIRRAARIAARSAGGEVLAVHVLRSDGLTGASPAKLRRQRELVESVGGSFHTVVGDDVPAALLDFARGVNATQLVLGTSRRSRLARAFAEGIGATVTAASGDIDVHMVTHAESGGWRRRLPRLTGGLNWRRRVAALVVAAVGLPLLTELLLAFGDEVTSASVLLLFLILVVGVALIGGLYPALIAAVAGGLIVNWFFVPPVGTFTIAERNNVVALLVYVLVAVAVATVVDRSARRATQAARGRAETAMLASLSRSVLAGNRGVPSLLEQIREAFALTSVTMLERDGERWAVAGFAGPNPCEKGGQADEDIPVTDDLRLLLCGRALAAADRRVLVSFAEQAAVALQRARLLRQAAEAEKLAEANRMRTALLAAVSHDLRTPLASIKAAIAGLRAEDIELDETDRKELLAAVDESADQLTSLVANLLDMSRLHTGTVAPTSQPVGYDEVVARALRGLEKAELARIEVDVPDTLPSVRADPGLLERVVANVVSNAVRHAPTGPVKVSASVHLDQIELRVIDRGPGIRPDDREKVFAPFQRLGDRDTGTGVGLGLAVARGFTEAMGGTLTPEDTPGGGVTMVIALPADSTTAPAVVP encoded by the coding sequence ATGGCGCGCGGTCAGTTGCGGATCTACCTCGGTGCGGCACCCGGGGTCGGCAAGACGTACGCGATGTTGGGGGAGGCCAGGCGGCGTCTGGACCGCGGCACCGACGTCGTGGTCGGCTTCGTGGAGACGCACGGCCGCCAGCTCACCGCCGAGCGGTTGACCGGCCTGGAAACCGTCCGGCGCCGGACAGTCCACTACAAGGGCGCGTCATTCGAGGAGATGGACGTTGACGCGATCTTGACGCGGCGACCGGCGGTCGCGATCGTCGACGAGCTGGCGCATACGAACGTGCCAGGCATGCGCAACGAAAAGCGCTGGCAGGACGTCGAGGAGCTGCTGGACGCCGGAATAGAGGTGCTGACGACCGTCAACGTCCAACATCTGGAAAGCCTGAACGACGTCGTCGAGCAGATAACCGGTGTGCCGCAGCGCGAAACCGTGCCGGACGAGGTCGTACGCAAGGCAGACCAGATCGAGCTGGTCGACATGGCGCCGGAGGCGCTGCGGAAACGAATGGCGCACGGCAACATCTATCCGGCCGAGCGGGTCGACGCGGCGCTGTCCAACTATTTCCGCGTCGGCAACCTGACCGCGTTACGCGAGCTCGCGTTGTTGTGGGTCGCCGACCGCGTCGACGAGGTGCTCAACCGCTACAAGGCCGAGCACGACATCCGGCGTGTGTGGGAAGCGCGTGAGCGAGTCGTGGTGGCGCTGACCGGCGGCCCGGAGGGGGAGACGCTGATACGCCGTGCGGCCCGGATCGCCGCGCGATCGGCCGGTGGCGAGGTGCTGGCCGTACACGTGCTGCGCAGCGACGGCCTGACCGGCGCGTCGCCGGCCAAGCTGCGACGGCAGCGCGAACTCGTCGAAAGTGTCGGTGGCAGCTTCCACACTGTGGTGGGGGATGACGTTCCAGCGGCCCTGCTGGACTTCGCGAGGGGGGTGAACGCGACGCAGCTGGTCCTGGGTACGAGCCGGCGCTCGCGGCTCGCGCGTGCCTTCGCCGAAGGCATCGGCGCGACCGTCACCGCCGCCTCCGGCGACATCGACGTACACATGGTGACGCACGCCGAGTCCGGCGGCTGGCGGCGCCGGCTGCCCCGGCTGACCGGTGGCCTCAACTGGCGTCGCCGGGTCGCCGCGCTGGTGGTGGCCGCCGTCGGCCTGCCGTTGCTCACCGAGCTGTTGCTGGCCTTCGGCGACGAGGTGACCAGCGCCAGCGTGCTGCTGTTGTTCCTGATCCTGGTCGTCGGTGTGGCGCTGATCGGTGGCCTCTATCCGGCGCTGATCGCCGCGGTCGCCGGTGGCCTGATCGTCAACTGGTTCTTCGTACCGCCGGTCGGCACGTTCACCATCGCCGAGCGCAACAACGTGGTCGCACTGTTGGTGTACGTGCTGGTGGCGGTCGCGGTGGCGACCGTCGTGGACCGGTCGGCGCGGCGAGCGACCCAGGCCGCTCGCGGCCGCGCCGAGACCGCGATGCTCGCCTCGCTGTCGCGCAGCGTGCTGGCCGGCAACCGTGGCGTACCAAGCCTGCTGGAGCAGATCAGGGAAGCGTTCGCGCTGACCTCGGTGACGATGCTGGAGCGCGACGGCGAGCGGTGGGCGGTCGCCGGGTTCGCCGGGCCCAACCCGTGCGAGAAAGGTGGTCAGGCCGACGAGGACATCCCGGTCACCGACGACCTGCGGCTGCTGCTGTGCGGCCGGGCACTGGCCGCCGCCGACCGGCGCGTACTCGTCTCCTTCGCCGAGCAGGCGGCGGTGGCGCTGCAGCGCGCGAGGCTGCTCCGGCAGGCGGCCGAGGCGGAGAAACTGGCCGAGGCCAACAGGATGCGCACGGCGCTGCTGGCGGCGGTCAGCCATGACCTGCGTACGCCGCTGGCCTCCATCAAGGCGGCCATCGCCGGCCTGCGCGCCGAGGACATCGAGCTGGACGAGACCGACCGCAAGGAGCTGCTGGCCGCCGTCGACGAGTCGGCCGACCAGCTGACCTCGCTGGTGGCCAACCTGCTCGACATGAGCCGGCTGCACACCGGCACGGTGGCGCCGACCAGCCAGCCGGTCGGCTACGACGAGGTGGTCGCGCGAGCGCTTCGCGGTCTGGAGAAGGCCGAGCTGGCGCGGATCGAGGTGGACGTGCCGGACACCCTGCCGTCCGTACGAGCCGACCCCGGTTTGCTCGAGCGCGTGGTGGCCAACGTGGTGTCCAACGCCGTACGACATGCGCCGACCGGTCCGGTGAAGGTGTCGGCCAGCGTCCACCTCGACCAGATCGAGCTGCGCGTCATCGACCGCGGTCCCGGCATCCGGCCGGACGACCGGGAGAAGGTTTTCGCGCCGTTCCAGCGGCTCGGCGACCGCGACACCGGCACCGGTGTGGGGCTCGGTCTCGCGGTGGCGCGCGGTTTCACCGAGGCGATGGGTGGCACGCTCACTCCGGAGGACACTCCCGGTGGCGGCGTGACGATGGTCATCGCTCTTCCGGCGGATTCGACAACCGCACCGGCCGTCGTACCCTGA
- a CDS encoding OB-fold nucleic acid binding domain-containing protein → MGGQGLKGLLRRLTAPEEELEAEDLQRACEQTGATPVGNCSRGRPVTVSGRLRSVQYCPRSNLPTLEAELFDGTGTVLLVWLGRRSIVGIEPGRPIRASGRLSVRDERKVIYNPEYELEPAIK, encoded by the coding sequence ATGGGCGGTCAGGGTTTGAAAGGCCTGCTCAGGAGGTTGACGGCGCCGGAGGAGGAGCTGGAGGCCGAGGATCTGCAGCGGGCCTGCGAGCAGACTGGCGCCACCCCGGTCGGCAACTGTTCGCGCGGCAGGCCGGTGACCGTTTCCGGCCGGCTGCGTTCCGTGCAGTACTGTCCGCGTAGCAACCTTCCGACGCTGGAGGCGGAGCTGTTCGACGGCACCGGCACGGTGTTGTTGGTGTGGCTCGGCCGGCGCAGCATCGTCGGCATCGAGCCGGGCCGGCCGATCCGGGCCAGCGGACGCCTGTCGGTGCGGGACGAGCGCAAGGTGATCTACAACCCCGAATACGAGCTGGAGCCGGCGATCAAGTGA
- the kdpF gene encoding K(+)-transporting ATPase subunit F produces the protein MTVQLVANLVGLAVAVVLTGYLIVALLFPEKF, from the coding sequence GTGACCGTACAACTCGTGGCCAACCTCGTCGGCCTGGCGGTCGCCGTCGTGCTGACCGGTTATCTGATCGTGGCGCTGCTGTTTCCGGAGAAGTTCTGA